One window of the Enterobacter huaxiensis genome contains the following:
- the mraY gene encoding phospho-N-acetylmuramoyl-pentapeptide-transferase: protein MLVWLAEHLVKYYSGFNVFSYLTFRAIVSLLTALFISLWMGPRMIARLQKLSFGQVVRNDGPESHFSKRGTPTMGGIMILTAIIVSVLLWAYPSNPYVWCVLTVLIGYGIIGFVDDYRKVVRKDTKGLIARWKYFWMSVIALGVAFALYLAGKDTPATELVVPFFKDVMPQLGLFYILLAYFVIVGTGNAVNLTDGLDGLAIMPTVFVAGGFALVAWATGNMNFANYLHIPYLRHAGELVIVCTAIVGAGLGFLWFNTYPAQVFMGDVGSLALGGALGIIAVLLRQEFLLVIMGGVFVVETLSVILQVGSFKLRGQRIFRMAPIHHHYELKGWPEPRVIVRFWIISLMLVLIGLATLKVR, encoded by the coding sequence ATGTTAGTTTGGCTGGCCGAACATTTGGTCAAATATTATTCAGGCTTTAACGTCTTTTCCTATCTGACGTTTCGCGCCATCGTCAGCCTGCTGACTGCGCTGTTCATCTCCTTGTGGATGGGCCCGCGCATGATTGCCCGTCTGCAAAAACTCTCTTTTGGCCAGGTCGTGCGTAACGATGGTCCGGAATCACACTTTAGCAAGCGCGGAACGCCAACCATGGGCGGGATCATGATCCTGACCGCGATTATTGTTTCTGTGCTTCTGTGGGCTTATCCCTCTAACCCGTACGTCTGGTGCGTGCTGACCGTGCTGATTGGCTACGGGATCATCGGTTTTGTTGATGACTACCGCAAAGTGGTGCGCAAAGACACCAAAGGTCTGATCGCCCGCTGGAAGTATTTCTGGATGTCGGTGATTGCGCTGGGCGTGGCCTTTGCGCTGTACCTGGCAGGAAAAGACACGCCGGCCACCGAGCTGGTAGTCCCGTTCTTCAAGGACGTGATGCCGCAGCTTGGGCTGTTCTACATCCTGCTGGCCTACTTCGTTATTGTCGGTACCGGTAACGCCGTTAACCTGACCGATGGCCTGGACGGTCTGGCGATTATGCCGACCGTCTTCGTTGCGGGCGGTTTTGCGCTGGTGGCGTGGGCCACCGGTAACATGAATTTTGCGAACTACCTGCATATACCGTATCTGCGGCACGCGGGTGAGCTGGTGATCGTCTGTACGGCGATTGTCGGGGCGGGGCTGGGCTTCCTGTGGTTCAACACCTATCCGGCTCAGGTCTTTATGGGTGACGTCGGTTCGCTGGCGCTGGGCGGCGCGCTGGGCATCATTGCCGTGCTGCTGCGTCAGGAGTTCCTGCTGGTGATCATGGGCGGCGTGTTTGTGGTTGAAACCCTGTCGGTCATTCTGCAGGTCGGCTCCTTCAAGCTGCGCGGTCAGCGCATCTTCCGTATGGCACCGATTCACCACCACTATGAACTGAAAGGCTGGCCGGAGCCGCGCGTCATTGTGCGCTTCTGGATTATTTCGCTGATGCTGGTGCTGATTGGCCTGGCAACGCTGAAGGTACGTTAA
- the murF gene encoding UDP-N-acetylmuramoyl-tripeptide--D-alanyl-D-alanine ligase: MISLTLGQAAAILQGALHGQDLTIDAVTTDTRKVTAGCLFVALKGERFDAHDFAGQAKENGAGALLVSRKLDIELPQIVVKDTRLAFGELAAWVRQQVPTRVVALTGSSGKTSVKEMTAAILGQCGNTLYTAGNLNNDIGVPMTLLRLTKEHEFAVIELGANHQGEIAWTVSLTRPEAALVNNLAAAHLEGFGSLEGVAKAKGEIYTGLPADGIAIMNADNNDWLNWQSIIGARKTWRFSPNAANSDFTATNIHVTSHGTEFTLNTPTGGVDVLLPLPGRHNIANALAAAALSMAVGASHEAIKTGLANLKAVPGRLFPIRLSENKLLLDDSYNANVGSMTAAVQVLSEMPGYRVMVVGDMAELGNESEACHTQVGDAAKAAGLDRVLSAGELSQAISQASGVGEHFADKDALIERLKTLITEKQIVTVLVKGSRSAAMEEVVHALQENGTC; the protein is encoded by the coding sequence ATGATTAGCCTTACGCTAGGCCAGGCCGCTGCCATCCTGCAGGGCGCACTGCACGGTCAGGATCTGACCATTGACGCCGTAACGACGGATACCCGGAAGGTGACAGCGGGTTGTCTGTTTGTGGCGTTGAAAGGTGAACGCTTTGACGCGCATGATTTTGCGGGTCAGGCCAAAGAGAACGGCGCGGGCGCGCTGCTGGTCAGCCGCAAGCTCGATATCGAGCTGCCGCAGATAGTGGTGAAAGATACGCGTCTGGCATTCGGTGAACTGGCAGCATGGGTACGCCAGCAGGTTCCGACTCGCGTCGTGGCGCTGACGGGCTCATCGGGCAAAACGTCCGTCAAAGAGATGACGGCGGCGATCCTCGGCCAGTGTGGCAACACGCTTTATACCGCGGGCAACCTAAATAATGATATCGGCGTGCCGATGACATTACTCCGTCTGACCAAAGAGCATGAATTTGCGGTGATCGAGCTAGGGGCAAACCATCAGGGCGAAATCGCCTGGACCGTGAGCCTGACCCGTCCGGAAGCGGCGCTGGTGAACAACCTGGCGGCTGCTCACCTTGAAGGCTTCGGGTCGCTGGAAGGCGTGGCGAAGGCCAAAGGTGAGATTTACACCGGCCTGCCGGCTGACGGTATCGCCATCATGAATGCCGATAACAACGACTGGCTGAACTGGCAGAGCATCATTGGGGCGCGTAAGACCTGGCGCTTCTCGCCGAATGCGGCCAACAGTGATTTTACCGCGACCAATATCCATGTGACGTCGCATGGCACGGAGTTCACGCTGAATACCCCAACGGGGGGTGTTGACGTGCTGCTGCCGCTGCCGGGTCGTCATAACATCGCCAATGCCCTTGCTGCTGCGGCCCTGTCGATGGCGGTGGGCGCGTCGCATGAAGCGATTAAAACGGGTCTGGCAAATTTAAAAGCCGTTCCCGGGCGTCTGTTCCCGATTAGGCTTTCCGAAAACAAGCTGCTGCTGGATGACTCCTATAACGCCAACGTCGGGTCAATGACGGCGGCGGTGCAGGTGCTGTCTGAAATGCCCGGCTACCGCGTGATGGTGGTTGGCGACATGGCGGAGTTGGGCAATGAAAGCGAAGCCTGTCATACACAGGTGGGCGACGCCGCGAAAGCCGCGGGACTGGACCGCGTGCTGAGCGCAGGAGAACTGAGCCAGGCAATAAGCCAGGCCAGCGGCGTAGGCGAACATTTTGCCGATAAAGACGCTTTGATTGAACGTCTTAAGACGTTGATTACAGAAAAACAAATTGTGACTGTTTTAGTGAAAGGTTCACGTAGTGCCGCCATGGAAGAGGTTGTGCACGCATTACAGGAGAACGGAACATGTTAG
- the murE gene encoding UDP-N-acetylmuramoyl-L-alanyl-D-glutamate--2,6-diaminopimelate ligase, protein MADRNLRDLLAPWVPNAPERALREMILDSRVAASGDLFVAVMGHQADGRRYIPQAIAQGVAAIIAEAKDEATDGEIREMHGVPVIYLSQLNERLSALAGRFYHEPSDQLRLVGVTGTNGKTTTTQLMAQWAQLLGETGAVMGTVGNGLLGKVSPTENTTGSAVDVQHVLAGLAGQGATFAAMEVSSHGLVQHRVAALKFAASVFTNLSRDHLDYHGDMEHYEAAKWLLYSTHHSGQAIVNADDEVGRRWLAKLPDAVAVSMEDNINPNCHGRWLKAVEVTYHDSGATIRFASSWGEGEIESRLMGAFNVSNLLLALATLLALGYPMAELLSTAERLQPVCGRMEVFSAPGKPTVVVDYAHTPDALEKALEAARLHCAGKLWCVFGCGGDRDKGKRPLMGAIAEQFADIPVVTDDNPRTEEPRAIINDILAGMLDAGRARVVEGRAEAVTNAIMQARENDVVLLAGKGHEDYQIVGNRRLDYSDRVTAARLLGVVA, encoded by the coding sequence GTGGCAGATCGTAATTTGCGCGACCTTCTCGCTCCGTGGGTGCCAAATGCACCGGAGCGAGCACTGCGGGAGATGATACTGGACAGCCGTGTGGCTGCTTCTGGCGATCTCTTTGTGGCAGTGATGGGTCATCAGGCGGACGGGCGTCGTTATATCCCGCAGGCGATTGCGCAAGGTGTTGCTGCCATTATTGCGGAGGCCAAAGATGAGGCAACCGACGGTGAAATCCGTGAAATGCACGGTGTGCCGGTTATTTATCTCAGCCAGCTGAATGAGCGTCTCTCCGCGCTGGCAGGACGTTTCTATCATGAACCCTCCGACCAGCTGCGTCTGGTTGGCGTGACGGGGACGAACGGAAAAACCACCACCACGCAGCTGATGGCGCAATGGGCGCAGCTGCTGGGTGAAACCGGCGCCGTCATGGGCACCGTCGGTAACGGCCTGCTGGGCAAAGTGAGCCCGACGGAAAATACCACCGGTTCTGCCGTTGACGTACAGCACGTGCTGGCAGGTCTGGCGGGGCAGGGCGCAACCTTCGCCGCGATGGAGGTCTCTTCCCACGGGCTGGTACAGCACCGCGTGGCAGCGCTGAAGTTTGCGGCCTCCGTGTTCACTAACCTCAGCCGCGATCATCTTGATTATCACGGTGATATGGAGCACTACGAAGCCGCGAAATGGCTGCTCTATTCAACCCACCACAGCGGCCAGGCGATCGTCAACGCCGACGATGAAGTCGGTCGTCGCTGGCTGGCGAAGCTGCCGGATGCGGTGGCGGTTTCAATGGAAGACAATATTAACCCGAACTGCCACGGCCGCTGGCTAAAGGCGGTTGAGGTGACTTATCACGACAGCGGCGCGACGATCCGCTTTGCCTCGTCATGGGGTGAGGGTGAGATTGAAAGCCGCCTGATGGGCGCATTCAACGTCAGCAACCTTCTGCTGGCGCTGGCTACGCTGCTGGCACTCGGGTATCCGATGGCCGAACTGCTGAGCACCGCCGAGCGTCTGCAGCCGGTTTGTGGCCGAATGGAAGTGTTCAGCGCGCCGGGTAAACCGACCGTTGTCGTCGATTATGCCCACACGCCGGACGCGCTGGAAAAAGCGCTGGAAGCGGCTCGCCTGCACTGCGCCGGTAAGCTCTGGTGCGTGTTTGGCTGCGGCGGCGATCGCGACAAGGGCAAACGCCCGCTGATGGGCGCCATTGCCGAACAGTTCGCGGATATTCCGGTGGTGACCGATGACAACCCGCGTACCGAAGAGCCGCGCGCCATTATCAACGACATCCTTGCGGGTATGCTGGACGCGGGCCGCGCGCGCGTAGTCGAAGGCCGTGCTGAAGCGGTGACTAACGCCATCATGCAGGCGCGGGAGAACGATGTGGTTCTGCTCGCCGGCAAAGGTCATGAAGATTATCAGATTGTTGGCAATCGCCGTCTGGACTATTCAGACCGCGTGACGGCAGCGCGTCTGCTGGGAGTGGTGGCATGA